A window of the Xiashengella succiniciproducens genome harbors these coding sequences:
- a CDS encoding toxin-antitoxin system YwqK family antitoxin has protein sequence MYKYSGAQIFRPAIVVLVLTFAVYINVGGQNSLDASGQKTGKWQYFNKEGQLTEEGEYRSGKKEGIWKAFYPDGTVKYEITFKDGVANGPAKFYFPDGSLWEEGIWKEAFWVGDYRLYHPGGKPAYEFHYNDWGKREGEQKYYYADGTIKFRGKWQDGAIDGKVEVYDSSGKLQAIRNYENGSFESTDTKPSVLPESNEREPDRIVSPFHGTGYHTAYRLDGRIYQKGYYREGILYDGEEFIYDSSGVLRQIRVYENGKLVRIKSGREIEGTAQ, from the coding sequence ATGTACAAGTATTCAGGAGCCCAAATATTCAGACCGGCAATAGTGGTATTAGTGCTGACATTTGCAGTGTATATAAACGTCGGTGGACAAAATTCTCTTGATGCTTCCGGTCAGAAGACAGGAAAATGGCAATACTTCAATAAAGAAGGACAACTTACCGAAGAGGGAGAATATCGTTCCGGAAAGAAGGAAGGTATATGGAAGGCTTTCTATCCGGATGGCACCGTCAAGTATGAAATCACCTTCAAAGATGGTGTAGCCAACGGTCCTGCAAAGTTTTACTTCCCCGACGGCTCTCTTTGGGAAGAAGGAATCTGGAAGGAGGCTTTCTGGGTAGGCGACTACCGACTCTACCATCCCGGAGGAAAACCCGCTTATGAATTTCATTACAATGACTGGGGGAAACGTGAGGGTGAACAGAAATACTACTATGCGGACGGAACTATCAAGTTCAGGGGCAAGTGGCAGGACGGGGCCATTGACGGCAAGGTTGAAGTATATGACTCTTCAGGAAAACTGCAGGCTATCAGGAATTACGAAAACGGAAGCTTTGAAAGCACAGATACCAAACCATCAGTTCTGCCTGAATCAAATGAACGTGAACCCGACCGTATAGTATCACCATTCCATGGAACCGGATACCACACTGCCTACAGACTGGATGGACGCATCTATCAAAAGGGATATTACCGTGAAGGCATATTATACGATGGAGAGGAATTCATCTATGACAGTAGTGGTGTCCTCAGACAGATAAGGGTTTATGAAAACGGCAAACTTGTCAGAATTAAATCAGGACGGGAAATTGAGGGTACTGCGCAATAA
- the cysS gene encoding cysteine--tRNA ligase, whose product MSSLELKIFNTLSREKEIFKPINPPHVGLYVCGPTVYGDAHLGHARPAITFDILFRYLSHLGYKVRYVRNITDVGHLENDADEGEDKIAKKARLEQMEPMEVVQYFTSRYHDAMHLLNVKDPSIEPRASGHIIEQLQLVDTLLGKGYAYESEGSVYFDVERYHKDYNYGKLSGRVLEELFSTTRELEGQSGKKNSFDFALWKKASPTHIMRWPSRFSDGFPGWHLECTAMSTRYLGEQFDIHGGGMDLLFPHHECEIAQATAANGQGPARYWMHNNMITINGQKMGKSLGNFITLDEFFSGSHKLLDQAYSPMTIRFFILQAHYRSTVDFSNDALRAADKGVKRLLDAVAAIDRIRPGGNSDYDVASFRKDCYTALNDDLNTPILIAHLFDAVKAINSAVDGKLSFTAEDLALFRELIHTMVFDILGLKSEEAASGESTETIEGLMDLLLELRKAARSNKDWATSDMIRDKLADMGIVVRDGKDGVSWEFNR is encoded by the coding sequence ATGAGTTCCTTAGAGTTGAAGATTTTCAATACCCTTTCAAGGGAAAAAGAGATATTTAAACCCATAAATCCTCCTCACGTCGGACTTTATGTATGCGGCCCGACTGTCTATGGAGATGCACACCTGGGTCATGCACGTCCTGCAATCACCTTCGATATCCTTTTCAGATACCTGTCTCATCTCGGTTACAAAGTTCGCTACGTTCGAAACATTACTGACGTGGGGCACCTTGAGAACGACGCTGATGAAGGCGAGGATAAGATCGCAAAAAAAGCCAGACTTGAGCAAATGGAACCCATGGAAGTGGTACAGTACTTTACCTCAAGGTACCACGATGCCATGCATCTTCTGAACGTTAAGGATCCTTCCATAGAACCAAGGGCTTCAGGTCATATTATCGAACAACTGCAATTGGTTGATACCCTCCTGGGAAAGGGCTATGCATACGAGAGCGAAGGTTCGGTTTACTTTGACGTCGAACGTTACCATAAAGACTATAATTACGGAAAACTATCTGGCCGCGTATTAGAGGAGCTGTTTAGTACCACACGCGAACTTGAAGGTCAGTCAGGTAAGAAAAACAGTTTTGACTTTGCCCTCTGGAAAAAGGCTTCGCCAACTCACATTATGAGATGGCCGTCGCGTTTCAGCGACGGCTTCCCGGGCTGGCATCTGGAATGTACTGCAATGAGCACCCGCTATCTGGGCGAGCAGTTTGATATTCACGGTGGTGGCATGGACCTTTTATTCCCTCACCACGAATGCGAAATAGCTCAGGCTACGGCTGCCAACGGACAGGGGCCGGCTCGCTACTGGATGCACAATAATATGATAACTATCAATGGACAGAAGATGGGTAAGTCATTGGGTAATTTCATTACTCTTGACGAGTTCTTCTCAGGTAGTCACAAGCTGCTTGATCAGGCTTACTCTCCTATGACTATACGATTCTTTATCCTGCAGGCTCACTACCGTAGCACGGTTGACTTCTCAAATGATGCACTACGTGCTGCCGATAAGGGAGTCAAGCGCCTGCTTGATGCAGTGGCAGCAATCGACAGGATCAGACCAGGAGGCAACAGCGATTATGATGTTGCTAGCTTCAGAAAAGATTGTTATACTGCACTCAACGACGATCTCAACACTCCCATACTTATCGCTCACCTGTTTGATGCTGTCAAGGCAATCAACTCAGCTGTTGATGGAAAGCTGTCCTTTACCGCTGAGGACCTTGCATTATTCAGGGAATTAATACACACGATGGTTTTCGATATCCTTGGACTTAAGTCAGAGGAAGCTGCATCAGGTGAATCAACCGAAACCATTGAAGGTCTGATGGATCTATTGCTCGAGCTCCGCAAAGCTGCAAGAAGCAACAAGGACTGGGCGACCTCAGATATGATACGCGACAAACTCGCAGATATGGGTATAGTTGTCAGAGATGGGAAGGACGGTGTGAGCTGGGAATTTAACAGATAA
- a CDS encoding M28 family peptidase: MLRIFSILACTTVLYTSCSLKGSTGNGQVEATEDISTTTPDFIADSAYQYIADQVSFGPRVPNTKAHLECSEYIASKLESFGAKVTIQEAEVSAFDGTRLKIRNIIGEFQPEKSSRVMLFAHWDSRPFADHDPDPTKRDIPIEGANDGASGVGVLLEIARHLAAYPTNPGIDIILFDAEDYGQPDHRSLPYQPDSWCLGSQYWGKNPHKKNYYARFGVLLDMVGAKNALFYREQYSEQTALRWVDRIWNIARDLGYGGTFVFGKGGMITDDHVYVNRLRGFPCVDIIQYDPTSRTGFGAYWHTHDDTMDNIDRNTLKAVGQTVMELIYREK; encoded by the coding sequence ATGCTCAGAATCTTTTCAATATTAGCTTGTACAACAGTATTGTACACTTCTTGCAGCCTTAAAGGCAGTACTGGCAACGGTCAGGTTGAAGCAACAGAAGATATATCAACAACTACCCCTGATTTTATTGCCGACTCAGCATACCAATACATTGCCGACCAGGTAAGTTTTGGACCAAGGGTTCCCAACACAAAGGCTCATCTTGAATGCTCCGAATACATTGCCAGTAAGTTGGAGTCTTTTGGTGCGAAGGTGACCATCCAGGAAGCTGAAGTTAGTGCCTTCGATGGTACTAGACTGAAGATTCGCAACATCATTGGAGAGTTCCAGCCAGAAAAGAGCAGCCGAGTCATGCTTTTTGCGCACTGGGATTCTCGTCCATTTGCTGATCATGATCCGGATCCGACAAAACGTGACATTCCTATTGAAGGAGCTAACGATGGAGCCAGTGGCGTAGGAGTATTGCTTGAAATAGCACGCCATCTGGCAGCTTACCCGACAAATCCGGGTATAGACATAATTCTTTTCGATGCAGAGGATTACGGTCAGCCGGACCACAGGTCTCTGCCTTATCAACCTGACTCCTGGTGCTTAGGAAGCCAGTATTGGGGCAAGAATCCTCACAAAAAGAACTACTACGCCCGCTTTGGAGTACTGCTCGATATGGTTGGTGCAAAGAATGCTCTTTTTTACAGAGAACAATATAGCGAACAAACGGCCTTGCGCTGGGTTGATCGTATCTGGAATATCGCCAGAGATCTGGGTTACGGGGGTACTTTTGTATTTGGAAAAGGAGGAATGATTACTGATGATCATGTTTATGTAAACCGTCTCAGAGGCTTCCCCTGTGTCGATATTATACAATATGATCCGACTTCCAGGACAGGCTTTGGAGCATACTGGCACACACATGACGATACAATGGACAACATTGATCGTAATACACTTAAAGCCGTCGGACAGACAGTGATGGAGCTTATCTACCGGGAGAAATGA